In Bombus terrestris chromosome 6, iyBomTerr1.2, whole genome shotgun sequence, a single window of DNA contains:
- the LOC105665860 gene encoding uncharacterized protein LOC105665860, whose product MFVASIYEAIYVVPQIPMIAERFGVWQNVHVLDMYSVGNTTSTARIRFHIQSWYDEVEDFDSAEFGLVNFAARSNLSYIPFASSTIRQIGCGRAIYTGRSGQSTSSSTDTPIAGRTMAVGFGDRVEALVCNYGPLDRNTARELYEDGVPALCPPGTIRSSRYQALCQKFQKRQSQKVQHKIQQKQDKRNDRPMNNGAFLIKSTIYLIQLVLLLLSTTYRRSLL is encoded by the exons ATGTTCGTCGCATCAATTTATGAAGCTATTTATGTAGTTCCACAAATTCCTATGATTGCAG AACGATTCGGAGTATGGCAGAACGTGCACGTACTCGATATGTACAGCGTAGGAAACACAACGTCCACCGCGAGGATTCGCTTTCATATTCAATCATGGTACGACGAAGTAGAAGACTTCGATTCTGCGGAATTCGG ATTGGTGAATTTCGCAGCGCGGAGCAACCTGTCTTACATTCCGTTCGCGTCGTCGACAATTAGGCAGATCGGTTGCGGTCGTGCAATTTACACGGGCAGGTCCGGGCAATCGACAAGCAGTAGCACAGACACGCCAATAGCCGGCCGTACAATGGCAGTTGGATTCGGGGATCGCGTAGAGGCCCTCGTGTGCAATTACGGCCCACTCGATCGGAACACAGCAAGAGAACTGTACGAAGATGGTGTGCCGGCTCTTTGTCCACCGGGGACGATCCGCAGTTCACGATACCAAGCCCTCTGTC AAAAGTTTCAGAAGCGGCAGTCGCAAAAGGTGCAGCACAAGATTCAACAGAAGCAAGATAAAAGGAACGATCGACCGATGAACAACGGGGCATTCTTAATCAAATCGACAATTTATCTTATTCAACTggtattattattgttgtcgACCACTTATCGTCGTTCCCTGCTCTAG